Proteins from a single region of Aureibacter tunicatorum:
- a CDS encoding MFS transporter → MRNIRFFICLQYFLYGLCYSLIAESIPIIFSRYLNRAEFYNLALSFIMILSLAVNYMVGIAIDRFNKRKLYKVSFLISGFINLALGGLYFFYLKDNVVSSYLLVIGKLVLLCNGGFFYSVNYTYIQDHYKQDEYNLVNTLNQLFSEVASIVCGMALAIFLSGEKVYDFLGYKIHKSEYLEPLDGRTFIPFILVGISAIYILMYFLSAFMHIDNSHIENKKRSKEHATFGKYVKVIKESFDSDPNTMIYIYLAEFAIILYSVHLSSLYPRYLKEYFPESIVLYEYSWSLISLGEICMLVLLLFFRKFILRKVAFVMVITITLGLMLFSFDIGEFYLFFMTFMLGFQFVYVMVAKDQVIISSIPKKNLGRVHSIFRNQAVFFKVLLFWIFATDLFAGDYRLAYLVLGIFVLMNVMGAYAFKKFKSSQLGVRA, encoded by the coding sequence ATGAGGAATATTCGTTTTTTCATATGCCTGCAATATTTTTTATATGGCTTATGCTATTCGCTCATAGCCGAATCCATCCCAATTATTTTTTCAAGATATCTGAACAGGGCCGAGTTTTACAACTTGGCTTTAAGCTTTATCATGATTTTATCATTGGCGGTTAATTACATGGTAGGCATTGCGATCGACCGTTTCAATAAGAGGAAACTTTACAAAGTCAGTTTTTTAATTTCAGGGTTTATAAATTTAGCTTTGGGAGGCTTGTATTTTTTTTATTTGAAGGATAATGTTGTTAGTTCTTATTTGCTGGTGATAGGGAAGCTTGTTTTGCTGTGCAATGGAGGCTTTTTTTACTCTGTTAATTACACTTATATTCAAGACCATTATAAACAAGATGAATATAATCTTGTGAATACATTGAATCAGTTGTTTTCCGAGGTTGCTAGCATTGTCTGCGGTATGGCTTTGGCTATATTTTTATCAGGCGAAAAAGTGTATGATTTTTTAGGTTATAAGATCCATAAGTCTGAATACCTAGAGCCACTTGATGGCAGAACTTTTATCCCTTTTATTTTAGTGGGAATAAGCGCAATTTATATATTGATGTATTTTTTGTCTGCTTTTATGCACATTGATAATAGTCATATTGAAAACAAAAAGAGATCAAAGGAACATGCTACATTTGGAAAGTATGTAAAAGTCATCAAAGAATCATTTGATAGCGACCCGAATACGATGATTTATATTTATCTCGCCGAATTTGCTATCATATTGTATAGCGTTCACTTGAGCAGTCTTTATCCTAGATATTTAAAGGAGTATTTCCCAGAATCCATTGTATTGTATGAATACTCTTGGAGCTTGATCTCATTAGGGGAAATATGCATGCTTGTTCTTCTTTTATTTTTTAGAAAATTCATATTGCGGAAAGTTGCTTTTGTAATGGTGATTACCATAACGCTAGGATTAATGTTGTTTTCATTTGACATAGGCGAGTTTTACCTGTTCTTTATGACGTTTATGCTGGGCTTTCAATTTGTTTACGTAATGGTAGCCAAAGATCAAGTCATTATATCGTCCATACCTAAAAAAAATTTAGGAAGAGTTCATAGTATTTTTAGAAATCAGGCTGTGTTTTTTAAGGTATTGCTATTTTGGATTTTTGCCACTGATTTGTTTGCTGGAGATTACAGGTTGGCTTACTTGGTATTGGGTATTTTTGTCCTGATGAATGTAATGGGTGCATATGCGTTTAAAAAGTTCAAATCCAGCCAGCTTGGCGTAAGAGCATAA
- a CDS encoding glycoside hydrolase family 38 C-terminal domain-containing protein: MKKCMLLLLAVLSVFHLKAQQSAKYFKGYSNHVKGELMPYNSPQPDANKAMIARNYEGNNEITWEAEALPLDYKEDMATFIVIAGVDVNRAQYDYYLKVNGKKYFTMKAPEESILQDINATGPQGSSLEFKGTMIDQYSDLFGYMFITLPVSELPKGEKIKFSIEAEDAQSNSWFMVFKYGVEGDVEISQEPAVMADVDGSGESQMLRIRVLHYDQDLPIVVQTGKEKTPFTLKLGANIIRVPVPKAKEAYSLPLLISSKDQDLHKGEFEVQPVRPYTVYLMHHSHVDVGYTHTQEEVKHIQWENLEDALDLIEKTKDYPEGSKFIWNTEVTWALESYIKEKPQEDIDRLMNAIQEGSIEVGGLYANQLTSLARGGEMLRFTQTAREITDITDVPIESAMITDVPGYSWSMVNTLAQSGIKYFSMGTNVFHRIGSSIVKHGDRPFYWESASGEERVLCWLHEKGYSYFHTGLGFKELKVSLTESTVFDYILELEKRPYPYDIVTLRYNIGSDNGPVDPTLSDAIANWNEKYSSPKIVMSTMTEAFEQFEQKYGEELPVYKGDFTPYWEDGAASSSRETTLVRHVSDSLYQAAVLFHDQANLYTDNFTESWLHVMRYNEHTWGAYNSITEPDHQFVADQWSVKQGYALTAQNELHKIWNENSSNSNEDKVKLLKFYNTLAWGRKGHAVLPASMNLAGDKVIGEDGNTLTTQRLSNGDLLISLPELDGFSEYSVKFKKSKTKLTRGSKENVLENQHLKVEIDAKTGNISSIFDKVNEKELISIENQANKYTYVNGREPKKNQQFSSFESLMITENGPVLKEITATLESPGQDSHKVQYRLYNDSRNIEIIHVMDKEDVLSPEGVHVQFPFDVENYSVRIEQPFGEYEVDKEQIPASNKNYFTAENYADISNDEHGVTLFMPDNPLLEIGEITSDPIAYGWLENSVDKPVLIPYLMNNYWETNYRASQSGVHQFRFIVESHGEFDPVVAKKRAKEIAHPIVSMPASFEWKAFPLKVNNNSITLEAIHQIGDINVYSIYNASSEDVELNLESLEGEIYYSNLSGEKLSKYSNDDQIVGKGLKHVVIVK, from the coding sequence ATGAAAAAATGTATGTTGCTTTTGCTGGCTGTGTTGTCGGTATTTCATTTAAAAGCGCAACAAAGCGCGAAATATTTCAAAGGTTATTCAAACCATGTCAAAGGCGAATTGATGCCTTATAATTCTCCCCAGCCTGATGCTAATAAGGCTATGATAGCGAGAAATTATGAAGGCAATAATGAAATAACATGGGAAGCAGAAGCTTTGCCTTTGGACTACAAGGAAGACATGGCGACTTTCATTGTTATTGCTGGTGTGGATGTTAATAGGGCACAATATGACTACTATTTAAAAGTGAATGGTAAGAAGTATTTTACCATGAAAGCACCGGAAGAAAGCATTTTGCAGGATATAAATGCAACTGGCCCTCAAGGGAGCAGTTTGGAGTTTAAAGGAACTATGATTGATCAATATAGTGATTTGTTTGGGTATATGTTTATCACATTGCCTGTGAGCGAATTGCCTAAAGGTGAAAAAATTAAGTTCTCTATTGAAGCTGAGGATGCTCAGTCCAATAGTTGGTTTATGGTTTTTAAATATGGGGTAGAGGGCGATGTTGAAATCAGCCAAGAGCCTGCGGTTATGGCAGATGTTGATGGAAGCGGAGAGTCTCAAATGCTTAGAATTAGAGTTTTGCATTATGATCAAGACTTGCCGATAGTTGTTCAAACGGGCAAGGAGAAAACACCATTTACCTTAAAATTGGGAGCTAACATAATAAGAGTGCCTGTGCCTAAGGCTAAAGAAGCTTACAGCTTGCCTCTTTTAATCAGTTCCAAGGACCAGGATTTACACAAAGGAGAATTTGAAGTGCAACCCGTTAGACCTTACACTGTGTATCTAATGCATCATTCGCATGTTGATGTGGGCTATACGCATACTCAAGAGGAAGTAAAGCATATTCAGTGGGAAAACCTTGAAGACGCATTGGATTTAATAGAAAAAACAAAGGATTACCCAGAGGGGAGCAAATTCATTTGGAATACTGAGGTGACTTGGGCGCTTGAAAGCTATATCAAAGAAAAGCCCCAGGAAGATATTGACAGATTGATGAATGCCATACAAGAAGGCTCAATAGAAGTAGGAGGTTTGTACGCTAACCAATTGACGTCTTTGGCTAGAGGTGGAGAAATGTTGCGATTTACACAAACTGCTCGCGAGATTACTGATATTACAGATGTGCCGATAGAATCGGCTATGATTACGGATGTGCCGGGGTACAGTTGGAGTATGGTGAACACATTAGCGCAATCAGGAATCAAATATTTTTCTATGGGTACTAATGTTTTTCATCGTATTGGTTCTTCAATTGTCAAGCATGGGGATAGGCCATTTTATTGGGAGTCAGCCTCGGGTGAGGAGAGAGTTCTTTGTTGGTTGCATGAAAAGGGCTATAGCTACTTTCATACAGGTTTGGGATTTAAGGAATTGAAAGTTAGCTTGACCGAATCTACTGTTTTTGATTACATTTTGGAGCTTGAGAAAAGGCCTTATCCTTATGATATTGTGACATTAAGGTATAATATAGGTTCGGATAATGGGCCTGTGGATCCAACATTGTCTGATGCGATTGCTAATTGGAATGAAAAATATTCATCGCCTAAGATCGTGATGAGCACTATGACAGAAGCTTTCGAACAGTTTGAACAAAAGTATGGTGAAGAATTGCCGGTTTACAAAGGGGATTTTACACCATATTGGGAAGATGGCGCGGCTTCATCATCAAGGGAAACGACATTGGTGAGACATGTTTCGGATAGCTTGTATCAAGCGGCGGTACTGTTTCATGACCAAGCGAATTTATATACGGACAATTTTACAGAATCTTGGTTGCATGTCATGAGATACAATGAGCATACTTGGGGAGCTTACAATTCCATCACGGAGCCTGACCATCAATTTGTTGCTGATCAATGGTCTGTGAAGCAAGGATATGCATTGACAGCTCAGAATGAATTGCATAAGATTTGGAATGAGAATTCATCCAATTCTAATGAAGACAAAGTAAAGTTGTTGAAATTTTACAATACATTGGCCTGGGGAAGAAAAGGGCATGCAGTATTGCCTGCGAGCATGAATTTGGCCGGAGATAAAGTAATTGGCGAAGATGGCAATACTTTGACTACTCAAAGATTAAGCAATGGAGATCTGCTAATATCCCTTCCAGAGCTGGATGGATTTTCGGAGTATAGTGTGAAATTCAAAAAATCAAAAACGAAGCTTACCAGAGGTTCAAAAGAAAATGTGTTGGAAAATCAGCATTTGAAGGTGGAGATAGATGCCAAAACAGGAAATATTTCCAGCATATTTGATAAAGTGAATGAGAAAGAATTGATTTCAATAGAAAATCAAGCAAACAAATACACGTATGTAAATGGTAGAGAGCCTAAGAAGAATCAGCAGTTTAGTTCTTTTGAAAGCTTGATGATTACAGAGAATGGGCCAGTATTGAAAGAAATCACTGCGACTTTGGAATCTCCGGGGCAAGACTCTCATAAGGTTCAGTATAGACTCTATAATGATTCTAGAAACATTGAAATTATTCATGTCATGGATAAAGAAGATGTATTGAGTCCGGAAGGCGTGCATGTGCAGTTCCCTTTTGATGTCGAAAATTACTCTGTAAGAATAGAGCAACCATTTGGCGAGTATGAAGTGGATAAAGAGCAAATTCCGGCATCTAATAAAAATTATTTTACGGCAGAGAATTATGCGGATATTTCAAATGACGAGCATGGGGTGACGTTGTTTATGCCTGACAACCCGCTGTTGGAAATAGGGGAAATTACCTCGGATCCTATTGCTTATGGGTGGTTGGAGAATAGTGTGGACAAGCCGGTTCTTATTCCTTATTTGATGAATAATTATTGGGAGACAAATTACAGAGCTTCTCAAAGTGGCGTTCATCAATTTAGATTTATCGTTGAGTCTCATGGAGAGTTTGATCCAGTAGTTGCAAAGAAAAGAGCTAAGGAAATCGCTCATCCTATTGTATCTATGCCTGCTTCGTTTGAATGGAAAGCATTTCCTTTGAAAGTTAATAACAATTCTATTACACTGGAAGCAATACATCAAATTGGAGATATTAATGTTTATTCAATTTACAATGCTTCTTCAGAAGATGTTGAATTGAATTTAGAATCTTTGGAGGGAGAAATATACTATTCAAATTTGAGTGGAGAGAAGTTAAGCAAATACAGCAATGATGATCAAATAGTAGGCAAAGGCCTAAAGCATGTGGTGATCGTTAAATAA
- the coaE gene encoding dephospho-CoA kinase (Dephospho-CoA kinase (CoaE) performs the final step in coenzyme A biosynthesis.) — protein sequence MKKIGVTGGIGSGKSTVCQYFELKGVPVYYADDRAKVLMISNPKIIEGVEGLFGDEAYNSDGALNRQMIAEKAFYDQSLLTKLNEIVHPVVYSDFDEWCQIHKDQPYIIKEAAIMLEKKDQALDYVIGVIAPVQDRILRILKRDPQRNQSQVQGIMDKQVSDQLIKDKADFVLYNDNETKLLPELNRLHSFFSKL from the coding sequence ATGAAAAAGATAGGAGTTACTGGAGGTATAGGTTCTGGGAAGTCAACAGTTTGCCAGTATTTTGAGTTGAAAGGCGTTCCTGTTTATTATGCTGACGACAGAGCAAAAGTTTTGATGATTTCAAATCCGAAAATCATTGAAGGAGTTGAAGGTTTGTTTGGCGATGAAGCGTATAATAGCGATGGAGCATTGAATCGTCAAATGATTGCGGAAAAAGCTTTTTATGATCAGTCCTTATTGACAAAGCTTAACGAAATTGTGCATCCCGTAGTGTATAGTGATTTTGATGAATGGTGTCAAATACATAAAGACCAACCATATATCATCAAAGAGGCCGCAATTATGCTTGAAAAGAAAGATCAGGCATTGGATTATGTCATTGGAGTGATTGCTCCTGTACAGGATAGAATTCTGAGAATTTTAAAAAGAGATCCGCAACGAAATCAGAGCCAGGTTCAAGGTATTATGGATAAGCAGGTTTCAGACCAATTAATTAAAGATAAGGCTGACTTTGTCTTGTATAATGACAATGAAACCAAGTTGTTGCCTGAATTGAATCGTCTGCATAGTTTCTTTTCAAAGCTTTAA
- the yajC gene encoding preprotein translocase subunit YajC translates to MENLVLLQAAAQGGNSMVSTFIMMGAVFLVMYFFMIRPQQKKQKAQKAFTEGIKKGDQVVTIGGIYGKIVEINDTKVILDVDRGTKITFEKSAISMENSKSLSEEKK, encoded by the coding sequence ATGGAAAATTTAGTATTATTGCAAGCTGCGGCTCAGGGTGGCAATTCCATGGTGAGCACTTTCATTATGATGGGGGCGGTATTTTTGGTTATGTATTTTTTCATGATCAGACCTCAGCAGAAAAAACAAAAAGCTCAAAAAGCTTTCACTGAAGGAATTAAGAAAGGCGATCAAGTTGTGACGATCGGCGGTATATATGGGAAAATAGTTGAAATCAATGACACTAAAGTAATTTTGGACGTGGATAGAGGAACGAAGATTACTTTTGAAAAATCCGCGATTTCTATGGAAAATTCCAAAAGCTTGTCAGAAGAAAAGAAATAA
- a CDS encoding DUF1573 domain-containing protein, whose translation MKNIVKSGLVVALGMFLFSCSGEKSESKSTETSKPAKAEQAHDHSSHAGHDHGHSHDGHNHDHGAHKVEAAVANDPSVVSAEAVDPENAPRFNFEEDIYDFGTVDAGDIVEHVFKFTNTGKEPLIIQNASASCGCTVPEYSKEPIAPGADGKITVKFNSKNRRGVQSKTVTITANTVPKVTKLKIKGEVNAGPDLANGPVRQ comes from the coding sequence ATGAAAAATATAGTGAAATCTGGTTTAGTGGTTGCTTTGGGAATGTTTTTGTTCAGTTGTTCAGGTGAAAAAAGCGAATCAAAGTCTACTGAAACTAGTAAGCCGGCGAAAGCGGAGCAAGCTCATGATCATTCAAGTCATGCAGGGCATGATCACGGTCATAGTCATGATGGCCACAATCATGACCATGGAGCTCATAAAGTTGAAGCTGCGGTAGCTAACGATCCTTCGGTTGTATCGGCTGAGGCTGTTGACCCCGAAAATGCTCCGAGATTCAATTTCGAGGAGGATATTTATGATTTTGGAACTGTGGATGCGGGCGATATCGTTGAGCATGTCTTCAAATTCACAAACACAGGTAAAGAGCCTTTGATCATTCAAAATGCATCGGCTTCATGCGGTTGCACAGTGCCTGAGTATTCTAAAGAGCCAATAGCTCCTGGTGCTGATGGAAAGATCACAGTTAAATTCAACAGTAAGAATCGTCGCGGTGTTCAATCAAAGACTGTAACCATCACAGCGAACACAGTGCCTAAAGTTACGAAGTTGAAAATCAAAGGAGAGGTTAACGCCGGTCCGGATTTGGCCAATGGTCCAGTGAGACAATAG
- a CDS encoding YtxH domain-containing protein, producing MSKKTNALLAFLTGAAAGAILGVLYAPEEGSSTRDKLSYKLSKTRDKLKALIDELISDIDSPNSLAKTQGDQVVNQTREKAERLLGDVDDLISQIKGDQSSEQNSVNN from the coding sequence ATGAGCAAAAAGACCAATGCCCTATTAGCGTTTCTTACAGGAGCAGCGGCGGGAGCCATTCTAGGTGTGCTTTACGCTCCTGAAGAAGGATCAAGCACTAGAGACAAATTATCATATAAATTGTCTAAAACCAGAGACAAGCTTAAAGCTTTGATTGATGAATTGATATCGGACATTGATTCTCCTAACTCTTTGGCTAAAACTCAAGGAGATCAAGTGGTGAATCAAACAAGAGAAAAGGCTGAAAGATTGCTTGGAGACGTTGATGATTTGATTTCTCAAATCAAAGGAGATCAAAGCAGCGAGCAAAATTCTGTAAACAATTAA
- the nusB gene encoding transcription antitermination factor NusB, which yields MQTLYSLEQCRKSDLGLAEDQIKENFQPNLNTMDFQDPDLLKKKTDEALKIFRENYQGRSVSHISAAREEVLASVQSALNLYHSKYENDFRFFKDHMVEEAEKIFNNSLKVLSFVIHFSELVLIEEEERKNSFTRKNQLVSKSAFNLPNNKVLSELRSRIKTKNAELSDDEKADCREIYKKVLKKDEEYQKYISIESPSFDEDKDILLHIIKAILFKNEAFVGYMDSIDIAWTENNAIIKSMSLKSIKLITEENLGSDELAELSLNWEDDKAFFKNLFEMTYENGLEYEEMIAQNSQNWTAERITNLDMIILKMAISEMVHFKSIPIKVTINEYLELAKKYSTPKSKKFINGILDVMAVSLSDKGMIKKSGRGLIDNK from the coding sequence ATGCAGACCCTCTACTCGCTAGAGCAATGCAGAAAATCGGATTTGGGCTTGGCCGAAGATCAGATTAAGGAAAATTTTCAGCCTAATTTGAATACGATGGATTTTCAGGATCCTGATTTGTTGAAGAAGAAAACAGATGAGGCGCTGAAGATTTTTCGTGAAAACTATCAGGGAAGAAGCGTGTCGCATATTTCAGCGGCAAGAGAAGAGGTGCTTGCTTCAGTGCAATCGGCATTGAATTTATATCATAGCAAATATGAAAACGACTTTCGTTTTTTCAAGGACCATATGGTGGAAGAAGCTGAAAAGATTTTTAATAATTCTTTAAAAGTATTATCTTTTGTTATTCATTTTTCAGAATTGGTTCTGATTGAGGAGGAGGAAAGAAAGAATAGCTTTACCAGAAAAAATCAATTGGTTTCCAAAAGCGCGTTTAATTTACCGAACAACAAGGTGCTTTCAGAGCTGAGAAGCAGAATAAAAACGAAAAACGCCGAGTTGTCCGATGATGAAAAAGCGGATTGCAGAGAAATTTACAAGAAAGTTCTCAAAAAGGATGAAGAGTACCAAAAGTACATCTCCATCGAAAGTCCAAGTTTTGATGAGGACAAAGACATTCTTCTTCATATTATCAAAGCGATATTGTTTAAGAATGAGGCCTTTGTAGGATACATGGATAGTATTGATATCGCTTGGACGGAAAACAATGCGATCATCAAGAGCATGTCGTTGAAATCGATCAAATTGATCACTGAGGAAAATCTTGGATCGGACGAGTTGGCGGAACTTTCGTTGAACTGGGAAGATGACAAAGCTTTTTTCAAGAATCTTTTTGAGATGACATACGAAAATGGCTTGGAGTATGAGGAAATGATCGCTCAAAATAGCCAGAATTGGACAGCTGAGAGAATCACTAATCTGGATATGATTATTTTGAAAATGGCGATCAGTGAGATGGTTCATTTTAAAAGTATTCCGATCAAGGTGACGATCAATGAATATTTGGAGTTGGCTAAAAAATACAGCACTCCAAAGAGTAAGAAATTTATTAATGGTATCCTCGATGTGATGGCCGTGTCTTTGAGCGACAAAGGCATGATCAAGAAGAGCGGTAGAGGATTGATTGACAACAAATAA
- a CDS encoding Glu/Leu/Phe/Val dehydrogenase dimerization domain-containing protein: protein MNTENISVFELAGEMGHEQVVYCHDEYTGLKAIIGIHNTSLGPALGGTRMWHYATEQEALNDVLRLSRGMTFKAAISGLNLGGGKAVIIGDAKALKSEALLRRFGKFVDSLSGKYITAEDVNMTTKDMEYISMETSHVTGLSESLGGGGDPSPVTAYGSYMGMKAAAKFAFGNDDLKDKKIAVQGVGNVGTHLVEYLVKENAKVYITDIYDDKLQKVALQYGVDVVGMDEVYDLDMDIYAPCALGATINDDTLSRLKCSVIAGAANNQLADENKHGLKLIEKGITYAPDFLINAGGLINVGMDYLGPYNRDRVFEHTQGIYDTCLDILKDAQTRNITAQEAAMDAAIKRINDAKERQGRM, encoded by the coding sequence ATGAATACTGAAAATATTTCTGTTTTTGAGTTAGCCGGCGAAATGGGGCATGAACAAGTGGTCTATTGCCATGATGAATACACAGGACTTAAAGCCATCATTGGCATCCATAATACAAGCTTGGGACCTGCATTGGGCGGAACAAGAATGTGGCATTACGCTACTGAGCAAGAAGCATTGAATGACGTGCTTAGACTTTCCAGAGGAATGACTTTCAAAGCGGCGATATCAGGATTGAATCTTGGTGGAGGAAAAGCTGTGATTATCGGTGATGCGAAAGCATTGAAATCCGAGGCTTTGTTGAGAAGGTTCGGGAAATTCGTTGACAGCTTGTCAGGTAAATATATTACCGCTGAAGATGTGAATATGACGACAAAGGATATGGAGTATATTTCCATGGAAACAAGTCATGTGACAGGTCTTTCAGAAAGTCTTGGAGGTGGTGGAGATCCTTCTCCGGTAACAGCTTATGGCTCTTACATGGGTATGAAAGCAGCTGCCAAGTTCGCATTTGGCAATGACGACTTGAAGGATAAAAAAATCGCTGTACAGGGTGTAGGAAATGTAGGCACGCACTTAGTGGAGTACTTGGTGAAGGAAAACGCTAAAGTGTATATCACTGATATCTATGACGATAAATTGCAAAAAGTTGCTTTGCAATATGGCGTTGATGTAGTTGGTATGGATGAAGTGTATGATTTGGATATGGATATCTACGCGCCATGCGCATTGGGAGCTACTATCAATGATGATACGCTTTCCAGATTGAAGTGTTCGGTGATCGCTGGTGCTGCGAACAATCAGCTGGCTGATGAGAATAAGCATGGCTTGAAACTGATTGAAAAAGGAATCACATATGCTCCGGACTTCTTGATTAATGCCGGTGGTTTGATCAATGTTGGAATGGACTACTTAGGGCCTTACAACAGAGACAGAGTATTTGAGCATACACAAGGAATTTATGATACATGTTTGGATATCTTGAAAGACGCTCAAACAAGAAATATAACTGCGCAAGAAGCTGCGATGGATGCGGCTATCAAGCGAATCAATGACGCAAAGGAAAGACAAGGAAGAATGTAA